In a single window of the Tellurirhabdus bombi genome:
- a CDS encoding hybrid sensor histidine kinase/response regulator, which yields MILIVDDRPENILPLKKILELHHFSVDTAESGEEALKKILKTNYSVIILDVQMPGMDGFEVANAVAGFSKAKDTSIIFLSAVNTEKRFITKGYTSGGIDYLTKPVDPDILVLKVKTLHKLYEQQQELRETQHSLRKEIEVRKQAQESLADRMHELRSVLESLPQIAFTLAADGRIEYVNEHWFRYAKDAETFPEAHPDDDIYTIWKSYLTLGLELTREVRLLELATLDYRYHLLKIIPVKQQDTIFKWVGTFTDIHQQKLAAEVLEQQVKLRTKELLLKNVELERTNHELQQFAWVVSHDLKEPLRKIQVLNDMVKEKFLKDNEEATFFLERSINSSARMSRLINDLLTYSQLSVTDPFQPTDLNLLLKELLSDFDETISNKGALVTVEELPVIDTIPSRIRQVFQNLLSNALKFSKPDEPPIITISAELVETKEIESPPSPTGQFCRIVVSDNGIGFDERFLDRIFIIFQRLNTQTSYEGTGIGLAIAKKNIDKHHGLISAKSHLNEGTRFILVLPVTQTNEVLTH from the coding sequence ATGATTCTTATTGTTGACGACAGACCCGAAAATATTCTTCCGCTTAAAAAAATTCTGGAACTTCATCATTTTTCGGTCGATACCGCTGAGTCGGGTGAAGAAGCGTTAAAAAAGATCCTTAAAACCAACTATTCCGTCATTATTCTGGACGTACAAATGCCTGGAATGGACGGTTTCGAAGTAGCAAATGCCGTTGCTGGCTTTAGCAAAGCTAAAGACACCTCCATCATTTTCTTATCCGCAGTTAATACAGAGAAACGATTTATCACAAAAGGATACACCTCGGGCGGCATTGATTATTTAACCAAACCCGTTGATCCGGATATTCTGGTCCTGAAAGTGAAAACCCTGCACAAGCTTTACGAGCAGCAGCAGGAACTGCGCGAAACGCAGCATTCTTTGCGCAAGGAAATTGAGGTTCGGAAACAGGCTCAGGAAAGTTTGGCAGACCGCATGCACGAATTGCGATCTGTGCTCGAATCGTTGCCCCAAATCGCCTTTACGCTCGCCGCCGATGGCCGGATTGAGTACGTTAATGAGCATTGGTTCCGCTACGCCAAAGACGCCGAAACCTTTCCGGAAGCCCATCCCGACGACGATATATACACGATTTGGAAGAGCTATCTTACCCTAGGTCTTGAACTAACCCGCGAAGTTCGACTCCTTGAACTGGCTACACTTGACTACCGATATCATCTCCTGAAGATTATTCCCGTTAAACAGCAAGATACCATTTTCAAGTGGGTAGGAACATTTACGGATATCCACCAGCAAAAGCTGGCCGCCGAAGTACTGGAGCAACAGGTTAAACTGCGGACCAAAGAATTGCTGCTCAAGAACGTAGAGCTAGAACGTACCAATCATGAACTCCAGCAATTTGCCTGGGTCGTATCGCATGACCTGAAGGAACCGCTTCGTAAAATCCAGGTTCTCAACGATATGGTAAAAGAGAAGTTCCTGAAAGACAATGAAGAGGCAACGTTTTTTCTAGAGCGATCTATCAATTCGTCGGCCCGTATGTCGCGGCTGATCAATGATCTTCTGACGTATTCTCAACTGTCTGTAACGGATCCCTTTCAACCAACGGATCTTAATTTGTTACTAAAAGAGCTTCTCAGTGATTTCGACGAAACAATCAGCAATAAAGGGGCGCTGGTTACGGTTGAAGAATTGCCGGTAATCGATACCATTCCGAGCCGCATCCGGCAGGTTTTTCAAAACCTGCTTAGCAATGCCCTGAAGTTCTCTAAACCAGACGAACCGCCGATTATTACCATCAGTGCCGAATTAGTAGAGACAAAAGAAATTGAGAGTCCACCATCGCCGACGGGCCAATTCTGCCGGATTGTGGTGAGTGACAATGGCATTGGCTTCGACGAACGTTTTCTGGATCGCATTTTCATTATTTTCCAGCGCTTAAATACCCAAACCAGCTACGAAGGTACCGGAATCGGGCTGGCCATTGCCAAGAAAAATATCGACAAACACCACGGTCTCATTTCGGCGAAAAGCCACCTGAATGAAGGTACCCGTTTCATTCTGGTTCTTCCCGTTACACAGACGAATGAAGTACTGACCCATTAG